From one Candidatus Zixiibacteriota bacterium genomic stretch:
- a CDS encoding Rieske 2Fe-2S domain-containing protein — MPRIKMARLVDLPPGAMVEKQILARRVAVVNDNGTILGIQSECAHMRASLAKGGIKDGILTCSWHGWQYDLRTGECINNPGFRLKQYEVEIDGGDVYLLL, encoded by the coding sequence GTGCCACGGATCAAGATGGCGCGGCTGGTCGATTTACCGCCGGGCGCAATGGTCGAAAAGCAAATCCTGGCGCGTCGCGTGGCGGTGGTCAACGATAACGGGACCATTTTGGGCATCCAGTCGGAATGCGCGCATATGCGCGCCTCGCTTGCCAAGGGCGGTATCAAGGACGGTATCCTGACGTGTTCGTGGCACGGATGGCAGTATGATCTCCGCACCGGTGAATGCATCAATAACCCGGGCTTTCGTCTGAAACAGTACGAGGTTGAGATCGACGGCGGTGACGTGTACCTGCTGTTGTGA
- a CDS encoding O-methyltransferase: protein MTSKIEKYLHQVTPEREAVLREMEAFAEESDFPIIGPLVGRFLYQMAALTKARRVLELGSGFGYSAYWFSLAMKSKGHIVMTDVDKANKRRAFDYFQRAGLQNQFDFRIGDSRKVISTLDGPFDIILNDIDKQGYPATIDLVAPKLRKGGLFITDNVIWNGKVAERKQDEATRAIVEFTQNLYQDSRFFTTILPIRDGVAVALRV from the coding sequence ATGACTTCCAAGATCGAGAAATACCTGCACCAGGTGACGCCCGAACGCGAGGCGGTGCTTCGCGAAATGGAAGCCTTTGCAGAGGAGAGCGACTTTCCGATAATCGGTCCGCTGGTCGGTCGCTTTTTGTACCAGATGGCGGCGCTCACCAAGGCCCGGCGGGTACTGGAACTGGGGTCGGGATTCGGATACAGCGCTTATTGGTTTTCGCTGGCCATGAAGAGCAAGGGGCATATTGTCATGACGGATGTTGACAAGGCGAACAAACGGCGGGCGTTCGATTATTTTCAGCGCGCCGGCCTGCAGAACCAGTTCGATTTTCGGATCGGTGATTCGCGCAAGGTCATCTCGACGCTGGACGGCCCGTTCGACATCATTCTGAACGATATCGACAAGCAAGGGTACCCGGCGACTATCGACCTGGTTGCCCCGAAGCTCCGCAAAGGCGGATTGTTCATTACGGACAATGTGATCTGGAACGGGAAGGTTGCCGAGCGGAAGCAGGACGAGGCGACGCGGGCGATCGTGGAGTTCACGCAGAATCTGTATCAGGACAGCCGGTTTTTCACCACGATCCTGCCGATTCGCGACGGGGTTGCGGTCGCGCTTCGCGTATAG